The genomic region ATACCCAACCACCGGTCTATGGAGTTGCGTCGCATAAATGTCCGTACAACCCAAATGAAAATCAACTTCGTTTTACTCCAGAAAAAAGCGTATTCGTCAACGTATGTGCGTCGTTCGACCGTGAGCTCGGCCGCCGAGTGTAATGAGGGATATCGAAACCGAATAAAAAAGATACGCCACTAAACGCCGTCCCAAGAAAAATACCACCAAAATGCTCATGTACTGCATCAGGGGTAGGTGTTGGTGACCGGCATGGGCCAGTCGTCCTCAGTAATACTGGACCAGAAAACCCAGACCATGATAACGGATAACAGGGTGAAGAGCGTCTGGAAAAGGGCGCCGTCGATCTTTCCACTCGTACCGTCGCAGATATACTTGCTGATCGCGTAGTTGAAGACCTGACCGATGGCGAAAAGAAGAGCTGCGGCGGCAAGATAAATCATAGGACGCGTCTCGCCCAAAATTCGAATTACAAGGATagcctcaagaacaaggaaggCGACGAGGAGGATTAGAGGGACAAGTTGGTAAAGGACGTAGAGGGCGATGTTTCGGTTCCTGGGAGCATCGTAGCTATCGTCCCAGTAACCAGTCCACGAGAAACCAGTGTCGAGGGCGATATAGCCAGTTCCAATAAGCAACAGAAGAGCCGAGATGGCAATTAGAGCCATCGAGAGTGGCGTTCCATCGTCGATGATCTGGTATCCAACAACGGCATTAAGCATTAAAATCCAACATGTGGCAATGATCA from Fusarium fujikuroi IMI 58289 draft genome, chromosome FFUJ_chr04 harbors:
- a CDS encoding related to export control protein CHS7 — translated: MGSTEFGNFHDFCRDSTLPVCNLLSQNHDQNGNWGGCELTGISLSGGRHLGNLGSILLAGAAIVTAVFLLLRSEKKRAAVGRREMQMFLIGYIIISICEIFSVGEFPLNSTVRIAFSAIHIGMIIATCWILMLNAVVGYQIIDDGTPLSMALIAISALLLLIGTGYIALDTGFSWTGYWDDSYDAPRNRNIALYVLYQLVPLILLVAFLVLEAILVIRILGETRPMIYLAAAALLFAIGQVFNYAISKYICDGTSGKIDGALFQTLFTLLSVIMVWVFWSSITEDDWPMPVTNTYP